The Desmonostoc muscorum LEGE 12446 genome includes a region encoding these proteins:
- a CDS encoding acyl-CoA desaturase, which translates to MTANFGAFGKGIIPEKGNSPQLSWTNVVFFTTFHVLAFLAPWFFSWSALGLLVFLHWLFGSIGICLGYHRLLSHKSFQVPKWLEYAIALIGAMALQGGPIFWVGGHRQHHAHTEDINLDPYSAQRGFWWSHMLWIFYPRPEFFDYETYQKYAPDLARQPFYRWLDRYFLLLQIPFGLLLYALGGWSFVIYGMFVRCVLLWHSTWFVNSASHLWGYRTFDANDGARNLWWVSLVTYGEGWHNNHHTYPHMAKSGLSWWEIDITWWSIQVLQTLGLAKKVVSHPPQSATRG; encoded by the coding sequence ATGACTGCAAATTTTGGAGCGTTCGGCAAAGGCATCATCCCTGAGAAAGGAAATTCCCCCCAACTCAGTTGGACTAATGTAGTATTTTTTACTACATTTCATGTCTTAGCATTTCTGGCTCCTTGGTTCTTTTCTTGGTCAGCATTAGGTTTACTGGTGTTTCTCCACTGGTTATTCGGGAGTATTGGTATTTGCCTGGGATATCACCGACTACTGAGCCACAAGAGTTTCCAAGTTCCCAAGTGGTTAGAGTATGCGATCGCCCTGATTGGAGCGATGGCTTTGCAAGGGGGACCAATTTTTTGGGTGGGCGGACACCGCCAGCATCACGCCCACACCGAAGATATCAACCTAGACCCCTACTCTGCTCAACGAGGATTTTGGTGGAGTCATATGCTGTGGATTTTTTACCCACGTCCAGAGTTTTTTGACTATGAAACCTATCAAAAATATGCCCCCGATCTAGCAAGACAACCCTTCTATCGCTGGTTAGATCGCTACTTCTTACTGTTGCAAATTCCCTTCGGGCTGCTGCTGTATGCCTTGGGAGGATGGTCTTTTGTGATTTACGGAATGTTTGTCAGATGCGTCTTGCTTTGGCACTCAACTTGGTTTGTCAACTCTGCATCACATCTGTGGGGTTATCGCACCTTTGATGCCAATGATGGCGCTCGTAATCTGTGGTGGGTATCCCTCGTCACCTATGGAGAAGGATGGCACAACAACCATCATACTTATCCCCACATGGCGAAATCAGGCTTATCTTGGTGGGAAATTGATATTACTTGGTGGAGTATCCAAGTGTTGCAGACTTTAGGTTTAGCCAAAAAGGTTGTCTCCCATCCTCCTCAAAGTGCAACTCGCGGCTAG
- a CDS encoding TetR family transcriptional regulator → MSSQLISTRQRLIQAALELFTAQGVSATTTRQIAEKAEVNEVTLFRNFGNKHGLLLAVLEESAAFKNLGESLVRRATPPGNVYQALKDYASDTLHALERVPEFVRSVVGEADQFPAENRRALGRGVTEANRYVAQYLATIIEQGHLNTYLPAEKLASLLNGMILGYAVIEFTSEFHELWEDRDDFLENLVELFLHGAMSSPAESATNSLQGSVMPTEVADLPANLVHEILQQARKSGVRDYALAYVLFGAGLSATEIISLERSQQIYDPQGHFLQITIPGFVRQVPVNQWILGKRYGSYTNNPLIKWLKSRKDNQTAMFLNETAKPISESELQTRWQIWSQGLLTPQGQPPAIAQAQQTWRVEMLMRGISLENLSILTGCDRAQLQPYARRAKEKAALEQATRLDHKPA, encoded by the coding sequence ATGTCCTCTCAACTCATATCAACTCGTCAACGCTTGATCCAAGCTGCACTTGAGTTATTTACTGCTCAGGGAGTCAGCGCTACCACAACCCGCCAAATAGCTGAAAAAGCTGAAGTCAACGAGGTGACTTTGTTTCGGAATTTTGGCAATAAACATGGGCTACTTTTGGCTGTGCTGGAAGAGTCCGCAGCCTTCAAAAATCTCGGTGAGTCCTTGGTACGGCGGGCAACCCCTCCCGGTAATGTCTACCAAGCTCTGAAAGATTATGCAAGTGATACATTACATGCTTTGGAACGAGTGCCAGAGTTTGTTCGCTCTGTGGTGGGGGAAGCCGACCAATTCCCGGCGGAAAATCGCCGTGCCTTAGGCAGGGGGGTAACAGAGGCAAACCGTTATGTGGCGCAGTATTTAGCTACTATTATCGAGCAAGGACACTTAAATACGTATCTACCCGCAGAGAAATTAGCTAGTTTGCTCAATGGGATGATTTTGGGATATGCCGTAATTGAATTTACCAGTGAATTTCATGAACTTTGGGAAGATCGGGATGATTTTCTGGAGAATTTAGTAGAGTTGTTTTTACATGGAGCTATGTCATCCCCAGCGGAATCAGCAACTAACTCTTTACAAGGAAGCGTAATGCCCACAGAAGTAGCTGATTTGCCTGCTAATTTAGTTCATGAAATTCTGCAACAAGCCAGGAAATCTGGAGTACGAGATTATGCTTTGGCTTATGTTTTATTTGGTGCTGGGTTATCCGCCACAGAAATAATTAGCTTAGAGCGATCGCAACAAATCTACGATCCTCAGGGACACTTCCTGCAAATTACAATTCCCGGATTTGTCCGGCAAGTACCTGTCAATCAGTGGATTTTGGGCAAACGCTACGGCTCTTACACTAATAATCCTTTAATTAAATGGCTCAAAAGTCGTAAAGATAATCAAACAGCCATGTTTCTCAATGAAACAGCCAAGCCAATTTCCGAATCAGAACTTCAAACACGTTGGCAAATATGGAGTCAAGGATTATTAACTCCCCAAGGACAACCCCCAGCCATCGCCCAAGCACAACAAACCTGGCGAGTAGAAATGTTAATGCGGGGAATTAGCTTAGAAAACCTGAGTATTTTAACAGGTTGCGATCGCGCCCAATTACAACCCTATGCCCGCCGAGCCAAAGAAAAAGCCGCCCTAGAGCAAGCGACTCGTTTGGATCATAAACCGGCATAG